The Formosa sp. Hel1_33_131 genome window below encodes:
- a CDS encoding plasmid mobilization protein gives MNEIVPIRMSTKDKAKLQEKAKQNRLKLSSYLRYELTKNLSNE, from the coding sequence ATGAATGAAATAGTGCCAATTAGAATGTCAACAAAGGACAAAGCCAAACTTCAAGAAAAGGCTAAACAAAACCGATTAAAACTATCTTCTTACTTGCGATACGAATTAACAAAAAATCTTTCAAATGAGTAG
- a CDS encoding fibrobacter succinogenes major paralogous domain-containing protein, which translates to MSIEDTQVNVNGTNISTTIEGLTPNTTYYVRAFLTNTLGEFYSNEVSFSTEEEITGSCDGAPYPSIVYGTQEWTVENACHTTYRDGTPIPQVTDNDEWRYLTTGAWCYYGNDPTNEVLYNWYAVAGIHDTDPNTPNKEFAPEGWHAPSNLEWTTLENYLIANGYNYDGTTTGNKIAKSMASTTGWLSSTTLGTPGNNQSTNNSSGFNAFHTGTRSYYGTMSPGDDFEPEEYVVFWSSTGFNNNIENYGAFSRNLYYDSSSLETAYIDYSAAHGFPVRLVKD; encoded by the coding sequence TTGTCTATAGAAGACACTCAAGTCAATGTTAATGGGACTAATATTTCTACAACTATTGAGGGTTTAACGCCTAACACGACTTATTATGTAAGGGCTTTCTTGACTAACACTTTAGGAGAATTTTACAGTAATGAAGTTAGTTTTTCTACTGAAGAAGAGATAACAGGAAGTTGTGATGGAGCGCCTTATCCAAGTATTGTTTACGGAACTCAAGAATGGACTGTTGAGAATGCTTGCCACACTACTTATAGAGATGGCACGCCTATACCACAAGTTACAGATAATGATGAATGGCGTTATTTAACTACAGGGGCTTGGTGTTATTATGGAAACGACCCTACCAATGAAGTGTTGTATAATTGGTATGCGGTAGCAGGTATTCACGATACAGACCCTAACACACCTAACAAAGAATTTGCACCAGAGGGCTGGCACGCACCAAGTAATCTTGAGTGGACTACCCTTGAAAACTATCTTATAGCAAATGGTTATAATTATGATGGTACAACCACAGGAAATAAAATAGCTAAGTCAATGGCATCAACAACAGGATGGTTAAGCTCAACAACACTAGGAACTCCAGGCAACAACCAAAGCACTAACAATAGTAGCGGCTTTAACGCCTTCCACACGGGCACTCGCTCATATTATGGAACAATGAGCCCGGGTGATGATTTTGAACCTGAAGAATATGTTGTATTTTGGTCTTCAACTGGTTTTAATAATAATATTGAAAATTATGGTGCTTTTAGTCGCAACTTGTACTACGACAGTAGTAGTCTCGAAACAGCTTACATAGACTATAGTGCAGCACACGGCTTCCCTGTTCGTTTAGTCAAAGACTAA